tacatggacgtaggaaaattaagacctgtttaaaattatttaagacctagaacataATACTTCAGCGATTTTAAaatttgaaattttagactttttaagacaccctgacagacctttttcacggcagacatgttgacatgtcatagtaggaaaagcacaggtgtattaaaccattaatgatggctgcattccacttaggagaggtcctggtattgagcatgctgactcactgaaatagctcactgggacacttgatggaactgagccaccgttaaggttatcaatttcagctgtacttttcctactatgacaagtcaaaatgtctgctgtgaaaaaggtccattaaaAGGTCAGTGGAACAGCTAACAGGTTTTGATTAGCTGATGAAATGAAGATGAAATAAGACAGTATAAGAAGAATAAATATTGTTAACCTGTGGTAGCGCGTAAAGGCGGTGTTCATCTCGTCGTTCGCTGCCAGCAACTCTTCGATCAGCCTCTCCTCACTGAGTCTGGGGACGATCTTCACTATCCTGTCTTGCATTTCCTTACATACTGTGTATAACTGCTAATGACACAATCAGACAAAGAATGCGTGGGCGGGGGATTGAGGGGGCGGAtgcaacacaaaataaataaaagtactaGATCAGGTAGGGGCAACGTAAGTGTTACTCAACATGACTGGAAGGGAATGAGATACTTCACATTAATaaagctcaacagtgtggttccaaAAGTGAAAAATCCCATTAATTTTCTCcgtaaggattttgattattaaccataatgtctaaaccatctgaggtagttttaaagtgctcatattacgctttttggctttttccctttcctttattgtgttatatatctttttttgtgcacgttataggtgcactgttcacaaactgctccaaacagctctatagtagtccagcctttactcagtccttccagaaaaatgtggagtttttttgtgattgttgcgggccaaaatccttgattatgcggcacgttttcttaaaaaatgcgatggactatgcgggatatttatgcaattttatgcgatgaaattgcgggaacttgcaaaaactgcggtttcatcgtggcttcatcgcggggatggcagcttttcgatgatgttcacgtcgcgtaattacgtcacttcataacgttcccatggcaacaggggaaaatggtgtgaagtaaacgcaacatttttcaactttctactaagatatatgtgacttttttgcaacgaaaatgcggggattatgaaatcatgcaaaccccgcatattttgcgcggaaatcttcaatgtatgcggcgaaagtgcggcgtatttgaaaaaatgcccccacataaatatgcggactttggctgattatgcattgaattatgcgatcgcataatcgcgtttttctggagggactgtttacttcagagacaaactttgtaacacacgttataatgctctcctagctgctagcgtggcacgccctcatactctgcttctgactggctagtagtccttacctaggtattgcacatgtgcgactcccaacaaagatagaacagaagtgagaggtctcactctgtagctaaaacagagagctcaacacacagggtgaaaagaggagctgcagcaatgtgcagtacaataaaaatatagtgtttttttttaattaaaccatgtaaacctattctgatataacctctaaatacaattatgaacctgaaaatgagcataatatgaacactttaacaaaaacagtgtaatcttctgcatgtgtgtgtgctgctgtgcgtccctgtgtgtgtaacaagcatagtgtgtgcacgctgtgcacgagcctaggagcattttactaatgctctgttaaaataacaatgaaatgctgcgttattgactttagaccaggtttttgttggtcaatggcgcgatcacttcccactacctcaagatagcaatacgcccagaatgcacctgaacacacctccctgtaagaccagcacgcccagaatgcacctgaacacacctccctgtaagaccagcacgcccatgggccacagatgggcgcaggtgcatttgctgtttaaacgacgtgggcgttggacgggaaactgacaactgggtcggtcttaaactagcaaagacacttgggtcgggctttgcgctgcgccgggtgcaggaTAGGGCCCACTGAATGAAGAAAATCCCTTCCGAAACCAGAGCCGTTccaaaagtgggcggtcactgttgagctctatgaaaccagtttctgttgttgtttttttatacctCCAGCAGCTCCATGTCGGCTTGTTTTACCGTGACGGGATCCAGCTGACTCATCATGTCTGACATCATAGTCAGGTTGGTTCGCACCACTCCCAGCTCTGTCTTCAgcttttttatctgaaaaaaaaatcaatgtccTGAATAAATACAGCCATAGTAACTCCTTGCAAAGGCGAAGGGATTGTTGGAGGCAAACAGGAGTTGTGAAACAGCATTTTCTTTTAGCCAAAATGGAAAAAGACCAGTGATTTAATACTAAAACATCTGTCTGTAGTGTAACAAGGCCATCACCTGGCTGGGAGTGAAGGCATTGTTTCCCTCTAGGGCCAGTTTTAGCTCAGAAGTCTGGGGTGGGATGAGCGGAGGTTTGGAAGAGAGGAGCACAGCAGGGAGAGTAGTGACAGCAGGCCCGTTCCCAGGCAAAGTCTGCCAAGCAAAGGCACAGAAATGACCCGAAAGAAGAATGACCAAAAGATGATAGCACccaaattagggctgcaactaacgattattttatttatattgcgGATTTATCTGtccattattttctcgattaatcgattagttgtttggtctataaaatgtggatcagtgtttcccaaaaagcccaagatgacgtcctcaaatgtctcgttttgtccacaactcaaagatattcagtttactatcacagaggagagaagaaactagaaaatattcacatttaagaagctggaatcagagaatgttttcttaaaaaactaCTCAAACGGTtcaatcgattatcaaaatagctgccgattaatttaatagttcacaactaatcgattaatctttgcagctctaaccCAAATATCAGCAGTGAGTGCACCAGCAAAGCTTGTACCTTTTGAGGGGCTTGGACGGGTGAGTAACCGTCCAGCTCTGTCATGGGGAACTCAAGTCCCTTCCGTCGCAGGTCTTCGTACACGGACACCACGCCCGTCAGGTCGGGAGAGCTACGGAATGCATCGGCCCACGCCTTGACGAGAGGAAACCACAAATTACAACCAGACGTTTGAGCAATGTGACCACGCCAAGACTGACATGACAACAACTCTATTTTTATCCCATGCTGCCTCTGTGTTGCCAAACATGTAATGTGGCTTTCACCTGTACGATGCTGAGCACTCTGTCATGCAGCACTAATGGAGGGTTGTTTCTCGGGATGATCGCCCGGACCAGAACCCCCTCTACAAAATCCCGTGTCGTCACCAGGATGTGAAACCTGTAGCCGCAGTTCTTCACACACGTCTCCAGCACCTAACGTGAGAAGCAGACGTGGAGAATCAGCAGGAAAAAGGCTAAATATACTATATGACAAGAAAGTATACCGTGTCAACAGAAtgtggctagaagggatacagctacgacCGGTAGTTACGCAAATTGTCGCCAAATCTAATCTAGTAATAtcattttgatactttaacCACATGAATTGAAGTATTTTTAGAGGTTAacttagcctagaaatctagacgcagccagggtcgtctagcaactctccgttggcttgcgagctggaaaaaccaaattctggtcaggccaatcacatcgtgtatatagtcggtgggcggggcttaacataaagacggcagagttgcgacagttccgcgtgaattccccgctacttgaaaacaaagaagatggctgctgctgctggaattctttggaatcggctttggccgccactctggaagacttggagttcagcttttctttgagaaaagaacaaagaacagcactgaagtcattcttaaaaaaggaagatgtcaccttcttcgttgctcttgttggttgtagcgctatcctattgcgtgcagagggaatttgaaagacaaccgtttgtcccgcccctcggattgagccctgccaatggtgagttcccagacccaacatctggatgtgggtctggcttgtcaggctaaggTTAACTGGCAACAAGTTAAAACTAATTTGGAGTCACTGTATATTCCTGATATGAAAATGTTGTATGTAGTATTGCAATTGAATTAAGATACCGATTGCCTGTATGACTGAATTGTTGCACAAGTGACACCTGTGTTTATGGAGAGATACTCCCACACCTGGGGGCTCAGAATGGGAGGGGCAAAATGGATTTAAGCCCAGTTGTGCTTGTTGTTTAAAATACTCTAGATGAAGGTCCGGAGGGACCAAAACATTATACTGTAAAGAGACAGTGATGCTATAGCAAGAGCGAAGTACAGGATTTTTCCCAAGTTGAGTATATTTTCCAACACACCTGCACAGGGGAATTTTTGGATGTGcgaattgtttctttaaaaaaaggctACTTAaacccaggaaatgcgtgttctttcctcgggagtgttttaatccaaaccacgatctttttccttaattcaactagtcgttttggtgcctaaacttaactgtcgtagCTGTATCTCTTCTAGCCTTAACCGTGACGCGGGAACGAGACTCACAGTGAGCGCCAGCATAACCTCCTTGAAGTTCTTGTTCCCCATAATCCTTTTCTTTAAGGCTCTGACTGCGTCTCTGGGTCTGTAATCAGAGGATTTTCAACAGTCAGAGAGGCATGCAACCTCCAGAGGACTGATTTGTTCCTGATGCTGACagataacacagacacacacacagacacacacacgtttgtttcactatctttgtggggacccgtcattgacataatgcattccctagcctcttaccctaaccttaaccatcaccactaaatgcctaaccttaacccttaccctcaccctaaccataacctaattctaaccctaatcctaaaaccaagtcttaaccctcaaacagacctttaaacttgtggtccagcattttggccccacaaagctgtcgggaccccacaagtatactgtattccccggtttttggaccccacaaatatagtaaaacaagcacacacacacacacacacagacagacagacagacagacagacagacacacagacagacacacacacacacacacacacacacacacacacacacacacacacacacacacacacacacacacacacacacacacccttcctCTGAGCTGTTGATCATGTCGCAGATCTCCATGTTGAGTGCCCAGTCTTCTGCCGGCAGGCTGGAGCCAGTCGCATTCTCTgtggaaaataaattaatataatGTTGAATATCCTAGTTTAAATCTGCAGACTTGAGTAGAATGAATGGTGTAGTAATTACAGTTTACTTTTGTATGCATCTTATAGCTTGCCTTTATGATCATTAATAACATTATTGTATTAATGCTTAGCACATGTACACCTGCACAtgacaatataataataatttcttctTAGCATATAACAAACATAGCACTTCACAGTTgctacagtaacgttacactGTCTTGTTCATCATTCTAAcaacaaagctagctagctagctaccgctagcgctAGCTGGTAACTAACGTTTATTCAGGGATACATCTTATAGCTTGCTCACAGTACACTTTGTCTGAACTGTGTAATAAGCACATATGTGTATTTATCATGTATGTAAAgatgtacagcttgtataataAGTAGACTAATACAGTAGGCTATCTACTAGCTATATTCTAATGTGcttatctatttattttaatgactaGCGTTAGCTCTCTATTCAAATCACCGAACACACAGGTGCAGTGAGTCATTAAGCTACAGTTGAACCAACGTGCATCTAATTTGGGTCAGTAGGATCTGGCCCACTTTCGGTCCCGCCCAGCTATTGGTAGGTTTAACAGAACAGCCACAATAACAACCAATCAGTTTGAGCTTCACAGCATCTAAACCCCGCCCCTGTCCAATCATTGTTCAGCGGACGCGTCAatcaaactatatatatatcgcTCCTCTGTCAGTCTTAATAAATTCACCTTAGATTTAATATTCTAAGTtattgacatttatttttattataaattgcTTAAATGCACGACCTATTCGCTCGTGCATTTAAgcaatttataataaaaataagagaAGCAGCTCGACAGAGATGTGAATGTCGGAGGCGTAATTACTCCAGCAAAGGTGACTGAGCCTGACTGAGGCATTTGGTTATTACAATGTATTGATTTGTGGCGGTTGTAAAACAGCTCACCGATACGCTGCCCCACCGGCGTGCTGAACGGATTCCCCATTAAAAACTCCATGTTGAGAGCGGAGAGATGGGCGGAGAGATGGGCCCAGCGAAGCACCGACGTCCCCGGGCCGAGCCGTAAGCAGCGACAAGCCCCGCTCCCTGCTCCTGACTGCACACTGCCGCTGCTCACACAACGAAGTGGGGCACTAGTCGAATTGCGTCATGTTTTAAAGTGACAGCAGCCTGCAATTATCAGACGGTCGGTGTGTAATtttggctacgttcagactgcaggcaaaagtggcccaaatcagatttgtttggggtcaagtgaccaagTTCAGACCTTCAGAAGTAGtactcaaatcttgcccagatctgattttttcaaatcagattgagaccacttccatatgtggtcctgaatcagacccaggtctgatttttttcaatgcggccgcagtgtgaacaaccaaggacgatttgatgcgacttttacgtcaatctgtcgacatttgtcacaattatgcgccagtgggagttagccctagacacagacggtaacattaaaaacttgacaaggcctacaacatggagaacagtgatggagcaagtcaatggagggagagggaggtgttaGACCTCATTAGTGTATGGGGCAATACTTCAATTCACAATCATAACTAGAAGGATCATACCGTAAccgtctcctcctcagcacctgctcattaatgttacggctgccattacacaaacattttgaaataaaagcgagaaatgctgacttcctccataacctccctaactttagtgtgacagcgtgctgcgtctgatgtcatcgttattgttcttttgcgcatgtgGGTCTGTTCGAAatcgcaaacagttcacactggaatctgatagaggccacattttaaataaggtaatgtgaacagctaaacaaaaaaatctgatctgagcaaaaaatccgaattaagcattaagacttgcggtgtgaacgtagcctatgtaaacgtTAGTATCACATTATAACTGCaacattaacacattataactttcaacattgggggggggggggggggcacattaTAACTTTGGGGGCATTCTGGTGAAACTCtatgcatcaatttatggtgcaaatgtctttatttatgtaaaggaaatagtTATTTTCCTGTATTGTTCAAAGCTTTCTGCATAGGCCTACTCCAAACATCACACGTGTcatgggatgtttttttttaggaatcatgtacatctcaacaacaaatgtgttagagaatgagaccttgttaaagccagaagctccaaagtttaaatctacataaatctatctttatttttcaccctcctgttgtgttatttaaccCCCGATGTACCAAAGTAGACACAGTTCCTGTTTTCCGTtcatgttttgagccccctgaatGGTTCTTTTGACCTCTTTTGGAGAGTGGGctgtcttttatatttttttgaggggggtaatctacctcttctaaatattgggggggaCAAATCCTCTGCATCCCCCCCTGAAATCTATTCCTATGACTGCAAAATAAACTGCTCCTAGGAAGTAATTTCTGTCTTTATGAGACAATAATACTACTGCTACACTGTAAAGACAGTGAAGGCAGTGCGTTGCACTTGGGCTCGTGGGgtaggaggggaggggggagcaTTCACAGAGCAGGCAGAGAGACTGAAGCTGTGCTCAAAACTGTTCCTCACTACTCcctatattattaataaatagttAGTATATattgacgacgtttcatttcagGGATTGTTCcagtgccaccggaaattccgccggatgtccctcattttcagccggatgtccgtccccttcctctttctttgtgttgtaattctaacctctggtggatttctgaggactatggttaactgctcctcagatctctgcagggtaaatccagacagctagctagactatctgtccaatctgagttttctgttgcacaactaaaactacttttgaacgtacacatgttccaccaaaacaagttccttcctgagactattttgcagaggcaccgtggctccgtccggccctgagcaccacccaagacgattgtgattggtttaaagaaatgccactaAACCAGTTAGGATAATTACATGATCAAGAATAGACAGAAACACTGAATAGTCTctcaaagttcatttttacttgTGAACACAAAGAGCCATTTGCAGCACTACTCACAGTACAGAAATGTCTGACGAGAAGCCCTCTACATCGGATTTTTATAATTAATGATATGCAGTGATAATACAAAGTCGATGTTGTCTCCTTTATCTGGTCAGAGTCGATGTCGTCAGTTGTTATCTTCAGTCAGGGAGGGCATGTTCTTTCCTCAGCATCACACCGTGCTCAGACAAGGACACGCAGTAGCTCCATGTTATCTTGTTCAGAGTACTCAGTATAATATTGttctatgcaaacagtttaataataaCAAGAGAAAAAGTATGTAAATCATAATTTTCCTAACAAAACCAAAGcacatttttttctcccatccaggaatgctgtgtggactagccagaccttcctccgcggcgctgtggaggaaggtctgacaatgccagactattaaatagtgaactatatagggaacgacCAAACGTGATTTCGGACACTCACTGAAAATATCGTTGCGTCAGTAGAATCGCCGGTTATTTGTGTGACGGAGGCGGGCGCGCCCAGCGTCATGTACACAAACggaaacaaaaatacttctaatatGTCGCTGAAACAAACCGAGCACTCAGGAGGATATTAAAGGTTGtactttatactgtatatgttgcatgttacattttcaATGTTTAGAAATGAaagcctgctccatttttccttttcagttttcgtGGGGGcagctgcttcttcttctcctccgggaaaccctaaccctaacccattgcattgtggtatacgggagtgaaatgtagggtacatcgtatgcaccatagactgtatataagaatggaccaacagatcccgttgctctggacagagaccagtgaaggccgttagaagcacttttccggtgagcgccgagcgttactgagcagcctccaactgagagagacgacgtagatgtgacgtgagcaacctgtctgaaagttggaagtcttctggtagctgtgccaagagaaatctcaatcattcccaatctagcagagacggagagcgtaggtatatgtaaggagataacatagacacaggctaattattgatcactaaaatgatagttaacattagtaattaaacttaaacagctaatggaagtccaaactgcctgagagcttctcctgtactatacggtaattcctctactatgagacagtaagtctcgtggttatgacccaatcgttagcctatttttataaaaacgtctgctacggagccataacgtgaggtacaaggtaatggagccttttatacattgtcgtgtttctttagaaataaacaatggacaaatagagtctttaaactcttcagatgtaaagttattctctgtcaaagtgacgtcaaaatgaatggcagtcaatgggatgctaacgggaggtgagtgctcattagcatcaaaatggcgccataggaggttcgggttgtgaggagaagcttacccccttggtatgcacactcaaattagctgagcattgtgggtattttatagtggactaaaTAGGGAGTGAAATTAACAGTGGATAATTTGAACACTACTACAAAATGGCAAACACACCATACAGTGCATTATTTCCaagatagggaacggtttccaacacagcttgagagagggagtgagagtGATGCGTGAGTGATTGAGATTGCACCTTCAAAAAGCACACCTGTGTCCAGCAAAGTCACATTAAATAGAAAGCAGTGACATGTGCTATATATGCCCTCGAAAAGACAATCAATCTTTGtcatggttttcattttttttgttttatagtcAGTAGCAATCTATAACAAAATGACATGCCTAATCtacaaaaaaactatttcatTAAATGCAGGAGTGCATACTCATCAaggttgaaaaaggtgacaaagatGCCCCGGGAAGAAatgtttttatagttttaaaatGTGGATTTTGCAGTCGATTGATGAtataggggaaaaaaacaactcatCCTTAAAATCTCCATGCTTGTGTTGTGTTCTGCCACATGGGTGCACTGTTTGATTTCACGTTTCACAATGTCAGGtaatactgtctatgggtaatACTACCTCCCATCAGCTCTCGGCTTTCTTTGTGTCAACTGCTTTGAGCTTTTGTAATTGAAAAGCTTGCCTTTGAACGTGCAAAATGAAATGACAAACGGACACTGATGACCTTAAGGTGGGGCCTGAGCTATTACCTGATCTTGAAGTGGGTTTCTGGGTGtcaaaaatcttgttttcaAACCTTCATTAATTCAGTTTTGTGCCTTTATGTTGCATATTCCTAAATCAATTGGTGTTTAACCgctgtgttgtcttcccttcgaccatgaacttgttgtccatccaggtcaaaagtgaaattgaatttttggtgcttttgttTCAGCATTTTTGGTTCTTTTGTTatgcttttgacacttttttaaaacgtttttgtcacttttttcaacattttgttttaaattcatggtcaacaaaacctaatttatatgacattatacctaatttttgagttaaataggcagaaattatgaattattttgactaatagttaagatctgaggatgttgagtggatcacagactgatttatgtcaaagtttagtcaggatgctgttttaacattttaacatttaaaaaaaaaaaacacccaaaattcaatgaatgtaatcattaattttacctgcaaagaatgttgtatgggttcctaCAACATACATCCTTGCATCCATGTTATATGTGGgcattttggttaaaaaaaaaaaacaatatctctgatataaaaaactttgaaaacaagacaacacaagggctaaccctctgaggtctaagggcatttttctCAATTTTTACATAActtcttgaattctccttttaagggtATTTCCATATAACCTGATCCCCGTGTGTTTTATATCAAAATGTttagaacaaactcagctttctgtatagtTGGACCGCAATTTGTCCGAgggcaatgtgtaaagagataattgaGACTGAAGCTGTGCTCGAAACTGTTCCTCACTACTCcctatattattaataaatagttAGCAtatatcaacgacgtttcatttcagGGATTGTTCTGGTGctgaaattccgctggatgtccctaattttcaGCCGGAtttccgtccccttcctctttctctgtgttgcaattttaaactctggtaaATTTCtgagttaactgctcctcagatctctgcagggtaaatccagacagctagctagactatctgtccaatctgagttttctgttaaagagataatttggccctgAAGCCAAAaagttaattattatttttttgtggaaTTCCTCAAATCTTGTGAAGATGAAACAAACCTTTACTCATGTGGACACATTATTTTGTTGCTTGAAATGagttaaacctacattgtgtcattttttgagttgattcttagcaaaaaaaaaactcttttctttcacaaatgtgtactcattcatgtgtaattacttccaccaactaatcaaagtattctcgtagaatctgacattcagaatcattcagaatacatacgagtgaGTCGCTCGAATGGCGGTCGCCATGTTgtgcctccatctttataatacattagccaaagagggacatacctccatctttataatacattaaccaaagagggacatacctccatctttataatacattaaccaaagagggacatacctccatctttaaatacattaaccaaagagagacatacctccatctttaaaatacattagccaaagagggacatacctccatctttaaatacattaaccaaagagagacatacctccatctttaaaatacattaaccaaagagggacatacctccatctttaaatacattaaccaaagagggacatacctccatctttatatacattaaccaaagagagacatacctccgcctttcgccctTTTACACCTTTTGGCACCGTgatgaatgccagggggagattacttgccagggaagcgaaaaagagaattaaaacgacaacgcgacaggcaaagtaagaccaaagttaatattggagcggctagaacagctgcgtgtaaacgatggagatactaagggctaatttcgggttcagccaccgtaggaggaagggctagaaagtaatattcagttggttgtcatatacaatttcaccgctagatgggagaaattcttacacaatgtagctttaaccaAAGTCTTAGGTTCACAAAAGTAGTGTAATATATGAATTACCACACATTAAACTATAGGGTCAGGGAATATATACAGCATTGAAAAAGTGTACACATTGTACAGATAGTGTTGATAGGGTTTAGCCTACTTGCAGTTAGCAAACACTCCCATGTGCATATTTATGTCCATGTCACACATTAATTGTAACCTTCCAGACTATTTATAACAAAATACAAAGATTGGTGTGCTGATTTCTAAGAAATGTGACACTGAGGAGGCACATCTGTTGTGATTGATCACGGCCGTGCTGAGAATGTGTGACTCAGACACAGTGACTCACAGCCCAGTAAGCGACAGAGATTAAAGTTTTTTTATGCACAACCCACTCCTCTGTTTACACCAGCAGAAATGATCCAGTTCTGCCCATTAAAAAAGAACCACGCATGGCTTATGTGGGTGATCACAGAGCAGATAACAATCCAGCCTTCTAATCGCAGA
This window of the Sander lucioperca isolate FBNREF2018 chromosome 21, SLUC_FBN_1.2, whole genome shotgun sequence genome carries:
- the tom1 gene encoding target of Myb protein 1 isoform X2; this translates as MEFLMGNPFSTPVGQRIENATGSSLPAEDWALNMEICDMINSSEEGPRDAVRALKKRIMGNKNFKEVMLALTVLETCVKNCGYRFHILVTTRDFVEGVLVRAIIPRNNPPLVLHDRVLSIVQAWADAFRSSPDLTGVVSVYEDLRRKGLEFPMTELDGYSPVQAPQKTLPGNGPAVTTLPAVLLSSKPPLIPPQTSELKLALEGNNAFTPSQIKKLKTELGVVRTNLTMMSDMMSQLDPVTVKQADMELLEQLYTVCKEMQDRIVKIVPRLSEERLIEELLAANDEMNTAFTRYHRFERRIPNGQNSAEKNHTYVNLADLDLTPESVSQSGIASVTNDSAYSLSKADSLSSQMARLSTSESDDLLSQNVSTQQRPSEQSDGAVDGLAQAQHSRLHSAVTIPINQSTVMDDIEKWLELDDEYDDVEDSDGVTSEEFDRFLAERAKAAERLPSVRASLQDANHSES
- the tom1 gene encoding target of Myb protein 1 isoform X3, yielding MEFLMGNPFSTPVGQRIENATGSSLPAEDWALNMEICDMINSSEEGPRDAVRALKKRIMGNKNFKEVMLALTVLETCVKNCGYRFHILVTTRDFVEGVLVRAIIPRNNPPLVLHDRVLSIVQAWADAFRSSPDLTGVVSVYEDLRRKGLEFPMTELDGYSPVQAPQKIKKLKTELGVVRTNLTMMSDMMSQLDPVTVKQADMELLEQLYTVCKEMQDRIVKIVPRLSEERLIEELLAANDEMNTAFTRYHRFERRIPNGQNSAEKNHTYVNLADLDLTPESVSQSGIASVTNDSAYSLSKADSLSSQMARLSTSESDDLLSQNVSTQQRPSEQSDGAVDGLAQAQHSRLHSAVTDDSPASTRSSSPKLDWMIKRGMIPINQSTVMDDIEKWLELDDEYDDVEDSDGVTSEEFDRFLAERAKAAERLPSVRASLQDANHSES
- the tom1 gene encoding target of Myb protein 1 isoform X1; this encodes MEFLMGNPFSTPVGQRIENATGSSLPAEDWALNMEICDMINSSEEGPRDAVRALKKRIMGNKNFKEVMLALTVLETCVKNCGYRFHILVTTRDFVEGVLVRAIIPRNNPPLVLHDRVLSIVQAWADAFRSSPDLTGVVSVYEDLRRKGLEFPMTELDGYSPVQAPQKTLPGNGPAVTTLPAVLLSSKPPLIPPQTSELKLALEGNNAFTPSQIKKLKTELGVVRTNLTMMSDMMSQLDPVTVKQADMELLEQLYTVCKEMQDRIVKIVPRLSEERLIEELLAANDEMNTAFTRYHRFERRIPNGQNSAEKNHTYVNLADLDLTPESVSQSGIASVTNDSAYSLSKADSLSSQMARLSTSESDDLLSQNVSTQQRPSEQSDGAVDGLAQAQHSRLHSAVTDDSPASTRSSSPKLDWMIKRGMIPINQSTVMDDIEKWLELDDEYDDVEDSDGVTSEEFDRFLAERAKAAERLPSVRASLQDANHSES